In Juglans regia cultivar Chandler chromosome 13, Walnut 2.0, whole genome shotgun sequence, the DNA window taatttgtaccataaattatcaaaactgtCAAGTTTGAATACCAACTATTAAAATTATGTGACAATTTACACCATCGATTGTATAATcaaaaaatttcacaacttcTTAACATTACAcactttacattatttttttattttataaaatatttattatataaataatgaatagaaaatttgaaataatttaaaaagaataaattcaaaaagaaaaatattaaaaattttaaaaaatataaaatataaaatgtaatgaaAGTTGTATAGCAAAAcgcttatataatatatttcacagttaagaataattaaatatatgacgTGCAGCACGTAATTCCTATAttttctttactctttttttatatgtaaataagcAAACGGACCCTTTATTTAATTcagtgtttattttattttatttttttaagttgaattcACATGAGAAGGCAAGTAGTGCGGAGGTCAGCGGGGCAGCAGTTTGTCCTCCATGGAATGAACGGGTCTTGGTTTTAAAAGATTGGTATTTTTGAGCCTTTGTTTACGCCGTGGCAGGATTGTTACGAGGTGCACGAGTgaaaaaatcactttaatatTACGTTTAGATATAATaaatgtttcatcttattttaccgttattattttttaaaatttttgtataaaatataataaataattcaaattttcaaatttcaaaacattaataataataaaatataatattctaactaCAAGCACATTGCCATTACAAAAATAGTGGACGTATTTAGTTGCAATGATTAGGgtgatatttgaaatttaatctaattttaagttgaatctaatatctaaacacttaactcttaaatcattaaatttatctcaactcaaaacatttttacacatgagactcacaatctttttcaatctAATATCTCTTTACACACGAGACTcataaccttttttaacttcctataaatatatataatttttttaaaaaaaaaaatagtaccccaattttattgataactctCACTTGTGACGGAAGAAAACTGTGGTCacaaccaatgttttgaataccgtaccggacgccgtatcggtcaaggcactggaacgaaatatttcaatactggtaccgtttcggaatagcgtttcgggataacatttcgggatagtcgatatataaataaattatacataaatacatatatataaactagaAATAGTCTAGTTTGAATTGGAGGttgaaaaataagtttgtagtttgaaaaaaaaaaattgaccgaAATATTGGCCGGTACGAAACAGATATAATACCTGTACCAGCCGGACGGCCGGTATGAAAAATTTCGACTGTATCAACtagtacggtacgaaattcacaACACTGGTCACAACCCAAAATCTAGGGGTTACACATATTTAGAAAGGACCAAAACCCAGGCCTAAAAAATTGTTAGATACCAAGCCACAATACAATTTGTCAGAAAGATTGaagaaataaaaccaaaacgacaacctgaaagaaaaaataacagcacatgcatataataaaataaggaTTTAACCAATTGCAAATTAAAACATACCTCGTGAGGAAATTCTTAAACAAGGAAGACCAATTTTGTCCGTGCGAAGAAAACCTCTTAATTTACTGATCAACGGGGCCCAATCACCCAACCAATCAATAGTTAAACCCTCCGCACCCTGTTTAGCAAGAAAATCCACAACCACATTTCCCTCGCAAAAAATATGGCTCACTCTATGCTCCAATTGATCCAGACAACTTTTTAGctcatcccaataatcctcgAGATACCAAATATTACACTAATCCTTTCTAATCCAATTAACAAGGATTTGAGAATCAATTTCAATATCCACATGATAAAAGCCAAGTTGACAGCACCTTCTAACCCcttccaacaaaataaaaaaatatatataaattcatcttaacattcaaatacatataaattcatcttagatgAACTTCACAAAACTAACTCTACAATCTCAATATACATAAAGaacttaattcatctcaacattcatACGGGCCTAAGCCTGGTCCATTTGGAGACAACCTTACAGAATATATACTTGTCTTTTGATAAAGTTTCAATTTCCTTCACGTGGCTTCCTTGCAACGCAGGCTCCAACAAGTTCTTCAAGCAAATCTGTCACGACTGTCCAAAACGACTCCCTCCATCTTTCTTCGCTGCAAAAATAGTTCATGTAAGGCATATGTTAGATTAAGAGACAGTCATCATAGTGACATCTGTCCAAATTTAGAAGAATTGGGGAAGGAGATATATGAAAACTCACATGAACGTTCCAACAAATGGTTTAGAAAATTTAAAGCATCTTTCCTCTTCCATCTTCCTTCTTGCCAAAGAGAAATATTAGGttaacattaattaaaaaaactagacAATCATCCTAGGACCAAACGGCATCTTCTTCCACCATAAATATGGGATAGAGCCTGAAAATGCAGAAAAGATACCTAATAATCTTGGCTCATACATTGTTAGAAAGAGAAAGGAGATATAATGACCTTTATAATACATGAACATAAAGAGTCTGATACATCCGTACATCACCCACACCcccagaagaaaaaaaagacttcCAAGTTCCACACGACCTATAAGACACGGTAAGCAGTCGCTTCAGAAACTACTAGACTTTCCCCGTGAcctaaaaaacttaataatatgGTCATAAAGATCTTTCTTTGCATCTATGCTCAAAATGAAATCTACATGACCATAGTTCTCAAGATAAAACAACTCTGGTTTCGACCGCAATTCCTTGAGAGTATGCTGCACATCCATCACATCAGCTAAATCATCATTGCCCCCGTAAGCCATCCATAGTGATAGCGAGTCGGGTATGTGGCCAAGATCAAATACAGGAGGTTTCGACTGACCATATAGCTTCAGGTTTTTGAAAAATCCATAGTCATACTTGGAAAAGGTACCCTTGCGAATCACTACAAAACACAATGGACACTATTGTAAACAAAACGACTAAAAGATGCAAGCCTGAGCCCTCTGACCCTTGTTTTccactcaaaagaaaaagaaaatgtcagAGCATACTTTGGAAAAGATGACGCAAGTTCTTTGAAGATGATGGGTGAGGTTCATATTCAAGATAGAAATCCACTCGTGAGTTATTGAAGCAACAATTCTCCCCTGAAACATTAATGAACCAActtcatatgaaaaaaagaaagagtatgCCTTAATATCAAAGACTTATAATATAGATTAAAGACGCCATTAGGTTGAAAATGCACTGCTGATTGACTTGCATCACAGAAGCCAGCGACACAGAAATTCTCTATGTAATAGAATGATGGAAACTACGCTCCACATGCTGCACTGTTGCATGAACAACAAactggataaaaaaataaataaaaatccatcAACCTTCTAAATACAAATTGCATTCTCAAAGATTCTTTTTTTAGGATAATATTGGAAACAAATCCAATGTAGATGGGGTAGGGCCAATTGCTTGGAGAATTAGAGTATGTGTTTACAAACCAGAATGACAAGGGTTCAAATCCATCCTTTCCTTGCCTGAAACTGGCCAAAAAGAGAAGGGCCTTTCCCTCTGGGGGCAGGAAAATCATGATCAGGATAGCAGACCCAAAGCTACAGAACTTGGGTGTGGGtctttgttaaaatataatgaccctactttttatgttaatttatcGTTAAGACAATGGTggataaatgatatatttaaCATTGCATGTCCACACGACtcagcatatttttttttttcttttatgcgCTGTAATTCTTCCTCAGCAGGGCTTGGGCAGAATTAGCATAGCAAGTACAAGTATTAGTAGAATGGAAAAAATGTGTCCATGTCCATTTTTGCCATGGACATGGACACATTTTTGCTTAACGATAAATGTGTCCATGTTATAGAGAGTAGAAGAACCTGTTATAGAAGTAAGCAAGTCATTGCAGTCAACATGGCCATCACATACAGAATCCAAGAGGTTGACTCCCCAATCACTGAAGATTATGTATGACACAAAAGTTTTTAGTTGTACCAAGTTcaagcaaaagaagaaagaaaaatagtcGTAGTTTATAACCTTCTAAGGTTCAGTTGATGAATGCCCATGGCAAGAATCATCTGTCAGAAACAAGTATCTATGATTAATTTTACCACCAGAAACCATTTCTACAATGTCATTCAATGATAGTAGATAAGGAATACCTGATCAAGATGCATGTTAACCATTCTAAGTACAAATGGAGCGGTGATATGTTCCAAGTATGATATTGGACATAAAAGAGCAGCAGCCTCAACCATTTCCTCTATATTTGGCTGAGTGAAAGCAGCCAAAGACATGATTGTCCCCTGAGAAGAATGGAAATAAATTAAGCTCATACAAAAAAAAGGAAGGCAGAGTAAACAGAGAATAAGATTTGTAAGACCTGTGAATGTCCAACAACAAAAATTTTGGTGTTTGTCATAGAATTTATGTAGGATATCATGTCCGTAAGATCATACATAGCCAATTCCTGCCAACTCCAATCCCAAAAATCCTGCAGAAAACATGAACTtagtatggtcactttattgaAGCAGAGTATGTTCTAGAAACCTTGACTATAACAATTTCTCATTAGACTGCCATGCAATATATATACAGTCTTAATATAAAA includes these proteins:
- the LOC108996328 gene encoding triacylglycerol lipase 1; protein product: MENLLVAVLILVLCLFASQIRAQFAVTLTGNSNHRPRPPDVTLCAQLIQPAGYHCSEHKVQTKDGYLLALQRVSSRTGDIKEQRGPPVLLQHGLFLAGDSWFLDSPKQSLGFILADHDFDVWVGNVRGTRWSHGHISLSDKDKDFWDWSWQELAMYDLTDMISYINSMTNTKIFVVGHSQGTIMSLAAFTQPNIEEMVEAAALLCPISYLEHITAPFVLRMVNMHLDQMILAMGIHQLNLRSDWGVNLLDSVCDGHVDCNDLLTSITGENCCFNNSRVDFYLEYEPHPSSSKNLRHLFQMIRKGTFSKYDYGFFKNLKLYGQSKPPVFDLGHIPDSLSLWMAYGGNDDLADVMDVQHTLKELRSKPELFYLENYGHVDFILSIDAKKDLYDHIIKFFRSRGKSSSF